A region from the Schistocerca serialis cubense isolate TAMUIC-IGC-003099 chromosome 1, iqSchSeri2.2, whole genome shotgun sequence genome encodes:
- the LOC126465622 gene encoding UDP-N-acetylglucosamine transferase subunit ALG14 homolog gives MLVILLLSLLLLLIGRILFVIVNILIKRTQYNKHVCSNKIKTAIVIGSGGHTAEILRLMRCLNPSVYSPRIYIVASSDNSSETKILSMEEALANKLNRDLKEAEFKIVKIPRSRSVSQSYFTSVFTTLHSFCVCVPIMWALKPKLLLCNGPGTCIPICIISFLMNVMFISDTYTVFVESVCRVNTLSLSGKILYYVVDEFFVQWKELHEKYKRSKYFGRLV, from the coding sequence ATGTTAGTAATACTTTTGTTGTCACTACTTTTACTTTTGATTGGGAGAATTTTGTTTGTAATAGTGAACATTTTAATTAAGAGAACACAGTACAATAAGCATGTCTGCAGCAACAAGATTAAAACGGCGATCGTAATTGGCTCCGGTGGCCACACAGCCGAAATACTAAGACTTATGCGATGCCTGAATCCAAGTGTCTACAGTCCCAGAATTTACATCGTGGCATCTTCAGACAATTCTAGCGAAACCAAGATACTGTCAATGGAAGAGGctttagcaaataaattaaatcgTGATCTGAAGGAAGCAGAATTCAAGATAGTTAAGATACCACGTAGTAGGAGCGTCAGTCAGTCGTATTTTACATCTGTGTTTACAACTTTACATTCCTTCTGTGTATGCGTTCCAATTATGTGGGCCTTAAAGCCAAAATTACTGTTGTGCAATGGACCTGGTACATGTATACCCATATGcataatttcttttttaatgaacGTCATGTTTATAAGTGATACCTATACagtttttgtggaaagtgtgtgtagAGTGAATACTTTATCTCTTTCTGGAAAAATATTGTATTATGTTGTAGACGAATTTTTTGTCCAGTGGAAAGAATTGCACGAAAAATATAAAAGAAGTAAATATTTTGGAAGACTGGTGTAA